One Cellulosimicrobium protaetiae genomic region harbors:
- a CDS encoding NUDIX hydrolase, which yields MQIRVAAYAVIVREDGRMLLPHWSEGDHDGWTLPGGGIDPGEHPEAAAVREVREETGYDVELDGLLGVDSIVVDAADRLRPEDRGRSMQGIRIVYRAHVVGGELRVEEDESTDDVGWFTPDEVDALDRVGLVDLGRRWAGLLPVPS from the coding sequence ATGCAGATCCGTGTCGCCGCCTACGCCGTGATCGTCCGCGAGGACGGGAGGATGCTCCTCCCTCACTGGAGCGAGGGGGACCACGACGGGTGGACCCTGCCCGGGGGTGGCATCGACCCCGGCGAGCACCCCGAGGCGGCCGCCGTGCGCGAGGTGCGCGAGGAGACCGGCTACGACGTCGAGCTCGACGGACTGCTCGGCGTGGACAGCATCGTCGTCGACGCCGCCGACCGGCTCCGCCCGGAGGATCGCGGCCGGTCGATGCAGGGCATCCGCATCGTGTACCGCGCGCACGTCGTGGGCGGCGAGCTGCGCGTCGAGGAGGACGAGTCGACCGACGACGTCGGCTGGTTCACGCCCGACGAGGTCGACGCGCTCGACCGCGTGGGGCTCGTCGACCTCGGCCGGCGCTGGGCCGGGCTGCTCCCCGTGCCGTCGTGA
- a CDS encoding DUF2599 domain-containing protein produces the protein MLALSAGALASAVLAGCTPGDGAAPSSGAATTTLADDTSAADDDATESGRADTAEPDVVRVPAGPVVVEIAAPPPPSTTPGEGDPAVAVSAGDEGTSDVRLVLADAPARISVEDGSLVRHADGTLTVLDDAGTSVGGLDAPRVLGAHDIAPHGAAVDGRPGSPGVQVVLVDAHHAEVTLVPAAGAPSGITTGSAAGADSADSAPGDDAGGTGSAGDGPAAAWDVVVTLGTQAVRSTDWGDREGGRSLAVDPTAWARGAGQAGQELVWAQVVAAEPESDTPTMHDQLVCHAVGAPDKATWNLEPWRPDVGLLATMAARCNPT, from the coding sequence GTGCTCGCGCTCTCCGCCGGAGCCCTGGCATCGGCCGTCCTCGCCGGGTGCACGCCCGGCGACGGCGCGGCACCGAGCTCCGGCGCTGCCACGACGACGCTGGCGGACGACACGTCCGCCGCCGACGATGACGCCACGGAGTCGGGCAGGGCTGATACCGCAGAGCCCGACGTCGTGCGCGTGCCCGCTGGACCCGTCGTCGTCGAGATCGCGGCGCCCCCGCCCCCTTCCACCACTCCGGGTGAAGGCGACCCGGCGGTAGCGGTCTCGGCCGGCGACGAGGGGACGTCGGACGTCCGCCTCGTCCTCGCCGACGCCCCTGCGCGGATCTCGGTCGAGGACGGCTCGCTCGTGCGCCACGCCGACGGCACGCTCACCGTCCTGGACGACGCCGGCACATCCGTCGGAGGGCTCGACGCCCCGCGCGTCCTCGGTGCGCACGACATCGCCCCGCACGGCGCGGCGGTGGACGGCAGGCCGGGCTCTCCCGGCGTGCAGGTCGTGCTCGTCGACGCGCACCACGCGGAGGTGACGCTCGTGCCCGCGGCGGGGGCGCCGTCGGGCATCACGACGGGCTCCGCGGCCGGTGCCGACAGTGCGGACAGCGCCCCGGGCGACGACGCGGGCGGGACGGGTTCGGCCGGCGACGGCCCGGCGGCGGCGTGGGACGTCGTCGTGACGCTCGGCACGCAGGCCGTCCGGAGCACCGACTGGGGCGACCGGGAAGGCGGGCGCTCGCTCGCCGTCGACCCGACCGCGTGGGCGCGCGGTGCGGGCCAGGCGGGCCAGGAGCTCGTGTGGGCGCAGGTCGTCGCCGCCGAACCGGAGTCCGACACCCCGACGATGCACGACCAGCTCGTGTGCCACGCCGTCGGCGCCCCGGACAAGGCGACGTGGAACCTGGAGCCGTGGCGGCCCGACGTCGGGCTGCTCGCCACGATGGCGGCCCGCTGCAACCCGACCTGA
- a CDS encoding acyl-CoA dehydrogenase, with translation MTATSDRPAVAPRASTPGDASATPQGEARVDVASLEKLLLGRWADLRATARATAGEQAFQRIEGLSLREHRERVLEQMHLLVGKGQVWRGYPERLGGADDAGGNLAGFEELVAADPSLQIKAGVQWGLFGAAILHLGTPEQQDRLLPGAMDLSVPGAFAMTEIGHGSDVASIATTATYDPETEEFVIHTPFRGAWKDYLGNAGVHGVAAVVFAQLITKNVNHGVHAFYVPIRDTDGERDELGRLPFLPGVGGEDDGQKGGLNGIDNGRLHFDHVRIPRTDLLARYGSVDADGTYSSTIESPGRRFFTMLGSLVQGRVSLDGAAVTASKLGLAIAVRYGNERRQFTGASATEEVVLLDYGTHKRRLIVPIAETYAAHFAHDRLLDLFHSVFSGEEDTPEQREDLETTAAALKATSTRFALDVLQETREACGGAGFITANRITSLRADLDVYATFEGDNTVLLQLVAKRLLADYGKQFKGITPGQMARVVVERAGDMALHRTPLKRAAQALADVGDPRRAAGHLRDPETQRALLTDRVETMVADVAQALRPAQKADPETATNLFNAHQVELVEAARAHAELLRWEAFTQALDTIEDAGTREVLTTVRDLFGLSLVERHLAWYLLNGRLSTQRARTVTSYLDRLIDRLRPHAQDLVDAWGYGPEHLRATIASGIEKERQDEARDYYRRLRASGDEPRSEKSLRKAAKGGPQAR, from the coding sequence ATGACCGCCACGTCCGACCGTCCCGCCGTCGCGCCGCGCGCGTCGACCCCGGGTGACGCGAGCGCGACGCCGCAGGGCGAGGCCCGCGTCGACGTCGCCTCCCTCGAGAAGCTCCTGCTCGGCCGCTGGGCCGACCTGCGCGCGACGGCGCGCGCCACCGCGGGCGAGCAGGCGTTCCAGCGCATCGAGGGCCTGAGCCTGCGCGAGCACCGCGAGCGCGTGCTGGAGCAGATGCACCTGCTCGTCGGCAAGGGGCAGGTCTGGCGCGGGTACCCCGAGCGCCTCGGCGGCGCGGACGACGCGGGCGGCAACCTCGCCGGGTTCGAGGAGCTCGTCGCGGCCGACCCGTCGCTCCAGATCAAGGCGGGCGTGCAGTGGGGCCTGTTCGGTGCGGCGATCCTGCACCTCGGCACGCCCGAGCAGCAGGACCGCCTCCTCCCGGGCGCGATGGACCTCTCGGTACCGGGTGCGTTCGCGATGACGGAGATCGGCCACGGGTCCGACGTCGCGAGCATCGCCACCACGGCGACGTACGACCCGGAGACCGAGGAGTTCGTCATCCACACCCCGTTCCGCGGGGCGTGGAAGGACTACCTCGGGAACGCCGGCGTGCACGGCGTGGCCGCGGTGGTGTTCGCGCAGCTGATCACGAAGAACGTCAACCACGGCGTGCACGCCTTCTACGTGCCCATCCGCGACACCGACGGCGAGCGCGACGAGCTCGGCCGCCTGCCGTTCCTGCCCGGCGTGGGCGGCGAGGACGACGGCCAGAAGGGCGGGCTCAACGGCATCGACAACGGCCGCCTGCACTTCGACCACGTGCGGATCCCGCGCACCGACCTGCTCGCCCGCTACGGCTCGGTCGACGCGGACGGCACGTACTCCAGCACCATCGAGAGCCCCGGACGCCGGTTCTTCACGATGCTCGGCTCGCTCGTCCAGGGCCGCGTGTCGCTCGACGGCGCCGCGGTCACCGCGTCGAAGCTCGGCCTCGCGATCGCCGTGCGCTACGGCAACGAGCGCCGCCAGTTCACCGGCGCGAGCGCGACCGAGGAGGTCGTGCTCCTCGACTACGGCACGCACAAGCGCCGCCTCATCGTGCCCATCGCGGAGACGTACGCCGCGCACTTCGCGCACGACCGCCTGCTCGACCTGTTCCACTCGGTGTTCTCCGGCGAGGAGGACACCCCGGAGCAGCGCGAGGACCTCGAGACGACGGCTGCCGCGCTCAAGGCGACGAGCACGCGGTTCGCGCTCGACGTGCTCCAGGAGACGCGCGAGGCGTGCGGCGGCGCGGGCTTCATCACGGCCAACCGCATCACGAGCCTGCGCGCGGACCTCGACGTCTACGCGACGTTCGAGGGTGACAACACGGTCCTGCTCCAGCTCGTCGCGAAGCGTCTGCTCGCCGACTACGGCAAGCAGTTCAAGGGCATCACCCCGGGCCAGATGGCGCGCGTCGTCGTCGAGCGCGCGGGCGACATGGCGCTGCACCGCACCCCGCTCAAGCGCGCGGCGCAGGCGCTCGCGGACGTCGGCGACCCGCGCCGCGCCGCCGGCCACCTGCGCGACCCCGAGACGCAGCGCGCGCTGCTGACCGACCGGGTCGAGACGATGGTCGCGGACGTCGCGCAGGCGCTGCGCCCCGCGCAGAAGGCCGACCCCGAGACGGCGACGAACCTCTTCAACGCCCACCAGGTCGAGCTCGTCGAGGCGGCGCGCGCCCACGCGGAGCTGCTGCGCTGGGAGGCGTTCACGCAGGCGCTCGACACGATCGAGGACGCGGGCACGCGCGAGGTCCTCACCACGGTCCGCGACCTGTTCGGCCTGAGCCTCGTCGAGCGCCACCTCGCGTGGTACCTGCTCAACGGCCGCCTCTCGACGCAGCGCGCCCGGACGGTCACGAGCTACCTCGACCGCCTCATCGACCGGCTGCGCCCGCACGCCCAGGACCTCGTGGACGCGTGGGGGTACGGCCCCGAGCACCTGCGCGCGACGATCGCGTCCGGCATCGAGAAGGAGCGCCAGGACGAGGCGCGCGACTACTACCGGCGCCTGCGCGCGAGCGGTGACGAGCCGCGGAGCGAGAAGTCGCTGCGCAAGGCCGCCAAGGGCGGCCCTCAGGCCCGCTGA
- a CDS encoding TetR family transcriptional regulator, producing the protein MNTGADARAATRGRVQPGAAVDGRSTRWDEHRAARRAELIRAASKAVHRGGPGVSMDEIAAASGTSKSIIYRYFDDKTGLQVALGSAVVGQMHDALTQAAESAETPKRALRAMVGVYLEMIESSPNVYYFVTRTSAVAGTEEPAAQLAASGLTNGVSGADRAPLAAFLDSVIELVAEPFARVTDVSPADAAAWAAGAVGFVRGAGEWWLGHRDRPDVPDREQLTERVAAWLWAGPVGVLSHNPGTPRSHDDRRTPATRRDGVRPATDRPEHPATASDLKEIP; encoded by the coding sequence GTGAACACAGGTGCCGACGCGCGAGCGGCCACCCGAGGGCGGGTGCAGCCGGGCGCGGCGGTGGACGGCAGGTCGACCCGCTGGGACGAGCACCGGGCGGCACGCCGCGCGGAGCTCATCCGGGCGGCGAGCAAGGCCGTGCACCGCGGAGGACCCGGGGTCTCCATGGACGAGATCGCGGCGGCGTCGGGGACGTCGAAGTCGATCATCTACCGCTACTTCGACGACAAGACGGGCCTGCAGGTCGCGTTGGGCTCCGCCGTCGTGGGACAGATGCACGACGCGTTGACCCAGGCGGCCGAGTCGGCCGAGACGCCCAAGCGCGCGCTGCGCGCGATGGTCGGCGTCTACCTCGAGATGATCGAGAGCTCGCCCAACGTCTACTACTTCGTGACGCGTACGAGTGCCGTCGCGGGCACGGAGGAACCGGCGGCCCAGCTCGCGGCCAGCGGTCTGACGAACGGCGTGAGCGGTGCGGACCGCGCGCCCCTCGCGGCGTTCCTCGACTCGGTGATCGAGCTCGTCGCCGAGCCGTTCGCGCGCGTCACCGACGTCTCGCCCGCCGACGCCGCGGCGTGGGCCGCAGGTGCCGTCGGGTTCGTGCGCGGCGCGGGGGAGTGGTGGCTCGGCCACCGCGACCGCCCGGACGTCCCCGACCGCGAGCAGCTCACCGAGCGCGTCGCCGCCTGGCTCTGGGCCGGTCCGGTCGGCGTCCTCTCCCACAACCCGGGCACCCCCCGCTCCCACGACGACCGGCGCACGCCCGCGACCCGTCGCGACGGCGTCCGCCCCGCCACCGACCGCCCCGAGCACCCGGCGACCGCCTCAGACCTCAAGGAGATCCCATGA
- a CDS encoding acetyl-CoA C-acetyltransferase — protein MRKSPRQTPEQAPATSTPGAPRDAWVVGGNRIPFARAGKKYSSASNQEMFTAALEGLVARFGLQGERLGEVVGGAVLKHSRDFNLVRESVLGSSLSPETPAYDLQQACATGLEATITVANKIRLGQVESGVAGGSDTVSDAPIAVSEGLRRALLEASHAKTFGQRVKAFAKVRPSDLAPLTPATDEPRTGLSMGEHQAITTARWGITREAQDELALASHEHLAAAWDAGFFDDLVTPFRGLVRDDNLRTDSSLEKLAALKPVYGKRLAGAAAGDGSSAEPTMTAGNSTPLTDGASTVLLASAEWARERDLPLLARVVDAETAAVDFVHGHEGLLMAPAHAVPRLLARNGLALGDFDLYEIHEAFASTVLTTLKAWEDDEYCRTELGLDGALGSIDRSRLNVNGSSLAAGHPFAATGGRIVATAAKLLAAKTAETGAPARALISVCAAGGLGVAAILESVPAADRTDDTTAA, from the coding sequence ATCCGCAAGAGCCCCCGCCAGACCCCCGAGCAGGCCCCCGCGACCAGCACCCCCGGCGCACCCCGCGACGCCTGGGTCGTGGGCGGGAACCGCATCCCGTTCGCGCGCGCCGGGAAGAAGTACTCGTCCGCGAGCAACCAGGAGATGTTCACGGCCGCGCTCGAAGGACTCGTCGCGCGCTTCGGCCTCCAGGGCGAGCGGCTCGGCGAGGTCGTCGGCGGCGCCGTGCTCAAGCACTCGCGCGACTTCAACCTCGTGCGCGAGTCCGTGCTCGGCTCGTCCCTCTCCCCCGAGACCCCGGCCTACGACCTCCAGCAGGCGTGCGCGACCGGCCTCGAGGCGACGATCACCGTCGCGAACAAGATCCGGCTCGGCCAGGTCGAGTCGGGTGTCGCGGGCGGCTCCGACACCGTGTCCGACGCACCGATCGCCGTGAGCGAGGGCCTGCGACGGGCGCTCCTGGAGGCCAGCCACGCGAAGACCTTCGGCCAGCGCGTCAAGGCGTTCGCGAAGGTGCGCCCCTCCGACCTCGCGCCCCTCACCCCCGCGACCGACGAGCCGCGCACCGGCCTGTCCATGGGCGAGCACCAGGCGATCACGACGGCTCGCTGGGGCATCACGCGCGAGGCGCAGGACGAGCTCGCGCTCGCGAGCCACGAGCACCTCGCGGCCGCGTGGGACGCCGGCTTCTTCGACGACCTCGTCACCCCGTTCCGCGGGCTCGTGCGCGACGACAACCTGCGCACCGACTCGTCGCTCGAGAAGCTCGCCGCGCTCAAGCCGGTGTACGGGAAGCGCCTCGCGGGGGCGGCGGCGGGCGACGGGAGCAGCGCCGAGCCGACCATGACCGCGGGCAACTCGACGCCGCTGACCGACGGCGCGTCGACCGTCCTGCTCGCGTCCGCCGAGTGGGCGCGCGAGCGCGACCTCCCGCTGCTCGCGCGCGTCGTCGACGCCGAGACCGCGGCCGTCGACTTCGTGCACGGGCACGAGGGCCTGCTCATGGCCCCGGCCCACGCCGTGCCGCGCCTCCTCGCGCGCAACGGCCTCGCGCTCGGCGACTTCGACCTCTACGAGATCCACGAGGCGTTCGCCTCCACGGTCCTCACGACGCTCAAGGCCTGGGAGGACGACGAGTACTGCCGCACCGAGCTCGGGCTCGACGGCGCGCTCGGGTCGATCGACCGCTCGCGGCTCAACGTCAACGGGTCCTCGCTCGCCGCGGGCCACCCCTTCGCCGCGACGGGCGGGCGCATCGTCGCGACGGCGGCCAAGCTCCTCGCCGCGAAGACCGCCGAGACCGGAGCGCCCGCTCGCGCGCTGATCTCCGTGTGCGCCGCCGGAGGGCTCGGCGTCGCCGCGATCCTCGAGTCGGTTCCCGCCGCGGACCGCACCGACGACACCACCGCCGCCTGA
- a CDS encoding 3-oxoacyl-ACP reductase, with protein MTDSYVKAVNSGVTKTLAKKLGLPRPAVLRRFRAGDPLTVGPVLVLGGTPGVRDDADRVAEALLAWDLDVRQTADDTTRWGAVVVVLSGIERPEDASAPVLALSASLRRLAPNGRVVTISRAPADTDSPELAAAREGVDGLLRSVAKELRYGATGNGIQVTDDAPVDSPNVLATLRFFLSAKSAFVDGQLLRVGAGAPSDQGAPSGDQGSGAGLDQPLAGKVAVVTGAARGIGAQVARTLARDGAKVVVVDVPAAGEALAKVANEIKGTALQLDVTADDAGARILEHARARHGGIDVLVHNAGILRDKLLANMSADKWDAVVAVNLAAQLRITEYLLGANGFSSEPRIVSLASTSGIAGNRGQSNYAFSKAGVIGHTRAFARLLAAPGGPGGTANAVAPGFIETDMTASIPFVQREVARRVASLQQGGQPVDVAEAIAFLASPGAAGVNGQVLRVCGQNVVGR; from the coding sequence GTGACCGACTCCTACGTCAAGGCCGTCAACTCCGGCGTCACCAAGACGCTCGCCAAGAAGCTCGGGCTCCCGCGCCCGGCGGTCCTGCGCCGCTTCCGCGCGGGCGACCCCCTCACCGTCGGGCCCGTGCTCGTCCTCGGTGGGACGCCCGGCGTCCGAGACGACGCCGACCGCGTCGCCGAGGCCCTGCTGGCCTGGGACCTCGACGTGCGCCAGACCGCGGACGACACGACCCGCTGGGGCGCGGTCGTCGTCGTGCTCAGCGGGATCGAGCGCCCGGAAGACGCGTCCGCGCCCGTCCTGGCGCTGTCGGCGAGCCTGCGCCGCCTCGCGCCGAACGGCCGCGTCGTGACGATCTCGCGCGCGCCCGCCGACACCGACTCCCCCGAGCTCGCCGCCGCCCGCGAGGGCGTCGACGGCCTCCTGCGCTCCGTCGCCAAGGAGCTCCGCTACGGCGCCACCGGTAACGGCATCCAGGTCACCGACGACGCCCCCGTCGACAGCCCGAACGTCCTCGCAACCCTCCGCTTCTTCCTGTCGGCGAAGTCCGCCTTCGTCGACGGCCAGCTCCTCCGCGTCGGCGCCGGCGCGCCGTCGGACCAGGGTGCTCCCTCGGGGGACCAGGGCTCCGGCGCCGGACTCGACCAGCCCCTCGCGGGCAAGGTCGCCGTCGTCACCGGCGCGGCGCGCGGCATCGGGGCGCAGGTCGCCCGGACGCTCGCGCGCGACGGCGCGAAGGTCGTCGTGGTCGACGTCCCCGCGGCGGGCGAGGCGCTCGCCAAGGTCGCGAACGAGATCAAGGGCACGGCGCTCCAGCTCGACGTGACCGCCGACGACGCGGGCGCACGCATCCTCGAGCACGCCCGCGCACGGCACGGCGGGATCGACGTCCTGGTGCACAACGCCGGGATCCTGCGCGACAAGCTGCTCGCCAACATGTCCGCGGACAAGTGGGACGCCGTCGTCGCGGTGAACCTCGCCGCGCAGCTCCGGATCACGGAGTACCTGCTCGGCGCGAACGGGTTCTCCTCGGAGCCGCGCATCGTCTCGCTCGCGTCCACGAGCGGCATCGCGGGCAACCGCGGCCAGTCGAACTACGCGTTCTCGAAGGCCGGCGTCATCGGGCACACGCGGGCGTTCGCTCGGCTGCTCGCCGCGCCGGGCGGGCCGGGCGGCACGGCGAACGCCGTCGCGCCGGGGTTCATCGAGACGGACATGACGGCGTCGATCCCGTTCGTCCAGCGCGAGGTCGCGCGTCGCGTCGCGTCGCTCCAGCAGGGCGGCCAGCCCGTGGACGTGGCCGAGGCGATCGCGTTCCTCGCGTCGCCAGGAGCCGCGGGCGTCAACGGCCAGGTGCTGCGCGTGTGCGGGCAGAACGTGGTGGGCCGGTGA
- a CDS encoding MaoC/PaaZ C-terminal domain-containing protein, translating to MTAAPTSPDGAAASPVGAAPERVETLPAIPGLGGLYVRGVAASGRIAAAHRLPGRGRHDLALPDVTYRVAGVPTGDATAPGHVGSAAHLARYARLVGEAPSEVLPAGYLHVLGFPLATAVMVRTDFPLPLLGMVHLANSVSVLRPVRLGDTLEVRAWAEGLRPHRRGVQVDLVTEVSVERTDDERAAGSGLSATTLAYRGVSTYLAKGVTLPGGPVDEDAAAAPGTETFVPPLPTARWALGAGTGRAYAAVSGDRNPIHTSGLGAKAFGFPRAIAHGMYTAARALAEAGPRRGDAYDWTVSFAKPVLLPSTVDVALRPARDVPAAVRDAVGQVAPAVPDGAGSPATGVVYQAWDGKGRLHLSGRVTPRS from the coding sequence GTGACCGCCGCGCCCACGTCGCCCGACGGCGCCGCGGCGTCTCCCGTCGGCGCCGCGCCCGAGCGCGTCGAGACGCTGCCCGCGATCCCCGGGCTCGGCGGGCTGTACGTGCGCGGGGTCGCGGCGTCGGGGCGGATCGCGGCGGCGCACCGACTCCCCGGCCGGGGACGGCACGATCTCGCGCTGCCCGACGTCACGTACCGCGTCGCAGGTGTGCCGACAGGCGACGCCACCGCTCCCGGCCACGTGGGCAGCGCCGCGCACCTGGCGCGGTACGCGCGCCTCGTGGGCGAGGCCCCGTCGGAGGTGCTCCCCGCCGGGTACCTGCACGTGCTCGGGTTCCCGCTCGCGACGGCCGTCATGGTCCGGACCGACTTCCCGCTGCCGCTGCTCGGCATGGTGCACCTCGCGAACTCGGTGTCCGTGCTGCGCCCGGTGCGGCTCGGGGACACGCTCGAGGTGCGGGCCTGGGCCGAGGGGCTGCGGCCGCACCGGCGCGGGGTCCAGGTGGACCTCGTCACGGAGGTCTCCGTCGAGCGCACCGACGACGAGCGCGCAGCCGGGAGCGGGCTGTCGGCGACGACGCTCGCCTACCGGGGGGTCTCGACGTACCTCGCGAAGGGCGTCACGCTCCCGGGCGGCCCGGTGGACGAGGACGCCGCGGCGGCGCCGGGCACCGAGACGTTCGTCCCCCCGCTCCCGACGGCCCGGTGGGCGCTCGGCGCGGGGACCGGCCGCGCGTACGCGGCCGTCTCCGGCGACCGGAACCCCATCCACACGTCGGGGCTCGGCGCCAAGGCGTTCGGTTTCCCGCGCGCCATCGCGCACGGGATGTACACCGCCGCGCGGGCGCTCGCCGAGGCAGGGCCGCGCCGCGGCGACGCCTACGACTGGACGGTGTCGTTCGCGAAGCCCGTCCTGCTGCCCAGCACGGTCGACGTCGCGCTGCGCCCCGCGCGCGACGTGCCCGCTGCGGTGCGGGACGCCGTCGGACAGGTCGCCCCTGCCGTTCCCGACGGTGCGGGCAGCCCGGCGACGGGCGTCGTCTACCAGGCGTGGGACGGCAAGGGCCGGTTGCACCTCTCGGGCCGGGTCACGCCCCGCTCCTGA
- a CDS encoding GNAT family N-acetyltransferase, with protein sequence MQHDTTLDGFGVRLVPLDETHAPALGALVDDGIWAGMSSRVPSGTEAMTAYVRDAVAAPGRLAFAVVGAGSDSGSGGTPGDADVVRGSTSLYEWVPSQGRIELGSTFYAREWWGGVTNPACKYLLLRHAFEDLDVARVALRADARNSRSIGAIRRLGAVPEGVLRGHRVAPDGSRQDTAYFSILLDEWPTVRDGLLARLDALVTSAPTGPVDNGSERPVRR encoded by the coding sequence GTGCAGCACGACACCACCCTCGACGGCTTCGGCGTCCGCCTCGTCCCGCTCGACGAGACCCACGCTCCCGCGCTCGGCGCCCTCGTCGACGACGGCATCTGGGCCGGCATGTCCAGCCGCGTGCCGAGCGGGACGGAAGCGATGACCGCCTACGTCCGCGACGCCGTCGCCGCACCCGGTCGGCTGGCGTTCGCGGTGGTCGGCGCTGGGTCGGACTCGGGGTCCGGCGGCACGCCCGGCGACGCGGACGTCGTCCGCGGGTCCACGTCCCTCTACGAGTGGGTGCCCTCGCAGGGCCGGATCGAGCTCGGCTCGACGTTCTACGCGCGCGAGTGGTGGGGCGGCGTGACCAACCCGGCGTGCAAGTACCTGCTGCTGCGCCACGCGTTCGAGGACCTCGACGTCGCGCGCGTCGCGCTGCGGGCCGACGCGCGCAACAGCCGCTCCATCGGCGCGATCCGGCGCCTGGGCGCCGTGCCCGAGGGCGTGCTCCGCGGCCACCGCGTCGCACCCGACGGGTCCCGCCAGGACACGGCGTACTTCTCGATCCTGCTCGACGAGTGGCCGACCGTCCGCGACGGGCTGCTGGCCCGCCTCGACGCCCTCGTGACCTCGGCGCCGACGGGGCCTGTGGACAACGGTTCGGAGAGGCCCGTGCGCCGCTAG
- a CDS encoding CsbD family protein → MGLGDKAKHAAEEAGGKLKEGAGKLTDNERLEAEGKADQAKADLKQAGDDVKDAFDK, encoded by the coding sequence ATGGGACTCGGAGACAAGGCGAAGCACGCGGCCGAGGAGGCCGGCGGCAAGCTCAAGGAAGGCGCGGGCAAGCTCACGGACAACGAGCGGCTCGAGGCCGAGGGCAAGGCCGACCAGGCGAAGGCCGACCTCAAGCAGGCGGGCGACGACGTGAAGGACGCGTTCGACAAGTAG
- a CDS encoding GNAT family N-acetyltransferase produces the protein MLHDVVLSGHGFRLEPLALEHAETLAGLVDEAMWSGMSIPMPFGVAGMAELVAATRAAPDLTGFVVRAAGTDGGAGEVLGSTAFRDLSLVDRRVEVGRTFYARSTWGSLVNPVTKWLLLRHAFETWDVHRVGFRVDTRNTRSLGAMRRLGAYEEGVMRGHRTAPDGTRADSVMFSILAPEWPTVEVGLLERINTPRVVPVLAPAHPVVPLPLAAS, from the coding sequence GTGCTGCACGACGTCGTCCTCTCGGGGCACGGATTCCGCCTGGAACCGCTGGCCCTGGAGCACGCTGAGACACTGGCCGGCCTCGTCGACGAGGCGATGTGGTCAGGCATGAGCATCCCCATGCCCTTCGGGGTCGCGGGGATGGCCGAGCTCGTGGCCGCGACGCGCGCCGCGCCCGACCTGACGGGCTTCGTCGTGCGCGCCGCAGGGACTGACGGCGGCGCCGGCGAGGTGCTCGGGAGCACCGCCTTCCGCGACCTGTCGCTCGTCGACCGCCGCGTCGAGGTCGGCCGGACGTTCTACGCCCGCTCGACGTGGGGGAGCCTCGTCAACCCCGTGACCAAGTGGCTGCTCCTGCGGCACGCGTTCGAGACGTGGGACGTGCACCGCGTGGGCTTCCGCGTCGACACGCGCAACACGCGCTCGCTCGGGGCGATGCGACGCCTCGGCGCGTACGAGGAGGGCGTCATGCGCGGCCACCGCACCGCGCCCGACGGGACGCGCGCCGACTCCGTGATGTTCTCGATCCTCGCGCCCGAGTGGCCGACCGTCGAGGTCGGGCTGCTGGAGCGGATCAACACGCCGCGCGTCGTGCCCGTGCTCGCCCCGGCGCACCCGGTCGTCCCGCTGCCGCTCGCCGCGTCGTAG